One window of Globicephala melas chromosome 2, mGloMel1.2, whole genome shotgun sequence genomic DNA carries:
- the CPNE6 gene encoding copine-6 isoform X2 — protein MSDPEMAWVPEPPAMTLGASRVELRVSCHGLLDRDTLTKPHPCVLLKLHSDEQWVEVERTEVLRSCSSPVFSRVLALEYFFEEKQPLQFHVFDAEDGATSPRNDTFLGSTECTLGQVVSQTKVTKPLLLKNGKNAGKSTITIVAEEVSGTNDYVQLTFRAHKLDNKDLFSKSDPFMEIYKTNGDQSDQLVWRTEVVKNNLNPSWEPFRLSLHSLCSCDVHRPLKFLVYDYDSSGKHDFIGEFTSTFQEMQEGTANPGQEVEKVHTFLDYIMGGCQINFTVAIDFTASNGDPRSSQSLHCLSPRQPNHYLQALRAVGGICQDYDSDKRFPAFGFGARIPPNFEVSHDFAINFDPENPECEEISGVITSYRRCLPQIQLYGPTNVAPIINRVAAPAQREQSTGQATKYSVLLVLTDGVVSDMAETRAAIVRASRLPMSIIIVGVGNADFSDMRLLDGDDGPLRCPRGVPAARDIVQFVPFRDFKDAAPSALAKCVLAEVPRQVVEYYASQGISPGPPRSCTPATTPSPSL, from the exons ATGTCCGACCCGGAGATGGCATGGGTCCCTGAGCCCCCAGCCATGACGCTGGGGGCCTCGAGAGTGGAGCTGCGGGTGTCCTGCCACGGCCTCCTAGACCGAGACACGCTCACCAAGCCCCACCCCTGCGTGCTGCTCAAGCTCCACTCCGATGAGCAGTGGGTGGAG GTGGAGCGCACAGAGGTGCTGCGCTCCTGCTCCAGCCCTGTCTTCTCCCGGGTGCTGGCCCTCGAGTACTTCTTTGAGGAGAAGCAGCCCCTGCAGTTCCACGTGTTTGACGCCGAGGACGGAGCCACCAGCCCCCGCAATGACACCTTCCTCGGCTCTACCGAGTGCACCTTGGGCCAG GTTGTGTCACAGACCAAGGTCACTAAGCCGCTGCTACTGAAGAATGGGAAGAACGCGGGCAAGTCCACCATCACG ATCGTGGCCGAAGAGGTATCTGGCACCAATGACTATGTGCAGCTCACCTTCAGAGCCCACAAGCTGGACAACAAG GATCTGTTCAGCAAGTCTGACCCTTTCATGGAGATCTATAAGACCAATGGGGACCAGAGCGACCAGCTGGTCTGGAGGACAGAG GTGGTGAAGAACAATCTGAACCCCAGCTGGGAGCCATTCCGTCTGTCCCTGCACTCGCTGTGCAGCTGCGATGTCCACCGGCCTCTCAAG TTCCTGGTGTATGACTATGACTCCAGTGGGAAGCATGACTTCATCGGCGAGTTCACCAGCACCTTCCAGGAGATGCAGGAAGGAACAGCAAACCCTGGGCAGGAG GTGGAGAAGGTGCACACCTTCCTGGATTACATCATGGGCGGCTGCCAGATCAACTTCACG GTGGCCATTGACTTCACCGCCTCCAACGGGGACCCGAGGAGCAGCCAGTCCCTGCACTGCCTGAGCCCCCGCCAGCCCAACCACTACCTGCAGGCCCTGCGTGCAGTGGGAGGCATCTGCCAGGACTACGACAG TGACAAACGGTTCCCAGCGTTTGGCTTTGGGGCTCGAATCCCCCCCAACTTTGAG GTGTCCCACGACTTTGCTATCAACTTTGACCCGGAAAATCCTGAGTGTGAAG AGATCTCGGGGGTCATCACCTCCTATCGCCGTTGCCTGCCCCAGATCCAGCTCTATGGCCCCACCAACGTGGCCCCCATCATTAACCGCGTGGCGGCGCCAGCCCAGCGGGAGCAGAGCACTGGCCAAGCCACG AAGTACTCGGTGCTGCTCGTGCTCACGGACGGTGTGGTGAGCGACATGGCTGAGACCCGCGCCGCCATCGTGCGCGCCTCCCGCCTGCCCATGTCCATCATCATCGTGGGCGTGGGCAACGCCGATTTCTCCGACATGCGGCTGCTGGACGGCGATGACGGTCCCTTGCGCTGCCCCCGAGGGGTGCCCGCAGCTCGCGACATCGTCCAGTTCGTGCCCTTCCGGGACTTCAAGGAC GCCGCACCCTCTGCGCTAGCTAAGTGCGTCCTGGCCGAGGTGCCCCGGCAGGTGGTGGAGTACTACGCCAGCCAGGGCATCAGCCCCGGGCCTCCCAGGTCCTGCACGCCAGCCACGACGCCCAGCCCTAGCCTGTGA
- the CPNE6 gene encoding copine-6 isoform X1 produces the protein MSDPEMAWVPEPPAMTLGASRVELRVSCHGLLDRDTLTKPHPCVLLKLHSDEQWVEVERTEVLRSCSSPVFSRVLALEYFFEEKQPLQFHVFDAEDGATSPRNDTFLGSTECTLGQVVSQTKVTKPLLLKNGKNAGKSTITIVAEEVSGTNDYVQLTFRAHKLDNKDLFSKSDPFMEIYKTNGDQSDQLVWRTEVVKNNLNPSWEPFRLSLHSLCSCDVHRPLKFLVYDYDSSGKHDFIGEFTSTFQEMQEGTANPGQEMQWDCINPKYRDKKKNYKSSGTVVLAQCTVEKVHTFLDYIMGGCQINFTVAIDFTASNGDPRSSQSLHCLSPRQPNHYLQALRAVGGICQDYDSDKRFPAFGFGARIPPNFEVSHDFAINFDPENPECEEISGVITSYRRCLPQIQLYGPTNVAPIINRVAAPAQREQSTGQATKYSVLLVLTDGVVSDMAETRAAIVRASRLPMSIIIVGVGNADFSDMRLLDGDDGPLRCPRGVPAARDIVQFVPFRDFKDAAPSALAKCVLAEVPRQVVEYYASQGISPGPPRSCTPATTPSPSL, from the exons ATGTCCGACCCGGAGATGGCATGGGTCCCTGAGCCCCCAGCCATGACGCTGGGGGCCTCGAGAGTGGAGCTGCGGGTGTCCTGCCACGGCCTCCTAGACCGAGACACGCTCACCAAGCCCCACCCCTGCGTGCTGCTCAAGCTCCACTCCGATGAGCAGTGGGTGGAG GTGGAGCGCACAGAGGTGCTGCGCTCCTGCTCCAGCCCTGTCTTCTCCCGGGTGCTGGCCCTCGAGTACTTCTTTGAGGAGAAGCAGCCCCTGCAGTTCCACGTGTTTGACGCCGAGGACGGAGCCACCAGCCCCCGCAATGACACCTTCCTCGGCTCTACCGAGTGCACCTTGGGCCAG GTTGTGTCACAGACCAAGGTCACTAAGCCGCTGCTACTGAAGAATGGGAAGAACGCGGGCAAGTCCACCATCACG ATCGTGGCCGAAGAGGTATCTGGCACCAATGACTATGTGCAGCTCACCTTCAGAGCCCACAAGCTGGACAACAAG GATCTGTTCAGCAAGTCTGACCCTTTCATGGAGATCTATAAGACCAATGGGGACCAGAGCGACCAGCTGGTCTGGAGGACAGAG GTGGTGAAGAACAATCTGAACCCCAGCTGGGAGCCATTCCGTCTGTCCCTGCACTCGCTGTGCAGCTGCGATGTCCACCGGCCTCTCAAG TTCCTGGTGTATGACTATGACTCCAGTGGGAAGCATGACTTCATCGGCGAGTTCACCAGCACCTTCCAGGAGATGCAGGAAGGAACAGCAAACCCTGGGCAGGAG ATGCAGTGGGACTGTATCAACCCCAAGTACCGGGACAAGAAGAAGAATTACAAGAGCTCAGGGACCGTAGTGCTGGCCCAATGCACG GTGGAGAAGGTGCACACCTTCCTGGATTACATCATGGGCGGCTGCCAGATCAACTTCACG GTGGCCATTGACTTCACCGCCTCCAACGGGGACCCGAGGAGCAGCCAGTCCCTGCACTGCCTGAGCCCCCGCCAGCCCAACCACTACCTGCAGGCCCTGCGTGCAGTGGGAGGCATCTGCCAGGACTACGACAG TGACAAACGGTTCCCAGCGTTTGGCTTTGGGGCTCGAATCCCCCCCAACTTTGAG GTGTCCCACGACTTTGCTATCAACTTTGACCCGGAAAATCCTGAGTGTGAAG AGATCTCGGGGGTCATCACCTCCTATCGCCGTTGCCTGCCCCAGATCCAGCTCTATGGCCCCACCAACGTGGCCCCCATCATTAACCGCGTGGCGGCGCCAGCCCAGCGGGAGCAGAGCACTGGCCAAGCCACG AAGTACTCGGTGCTGCTCGTGCTCACGGACGGTGTGGTGAGCGACATGGCTGAGACCCGCGCCGCCATCGTGCGCGCCTCCCGCCTGCCCATGTCCATCATCATCGTGGGCGTGGGCAACGCCGATTTCTCCGACATGCGGCTGCTGGACGGCGATGACGGTCCCTTGCGCTGCCCCCGAGGGGTGCCCGCAGCTCGCGACATCGTCCAGTTCGTGCCCTTCCGGGACTTCAAGGAC GCCGCACCCTCTGCGCTAGCTAAGTGCGTCCTGGCCGAGGTGCCCCGGCAGGTGGTGGAGTACTACGCCAGCCAGGGCATCAGCCCCGGGCCTCCCAGGTCCTGCACGCCAGCCACGACGCCCAGCCCTAGCCTGTGA
- the PCK2 gene encoding phosphoenolpyruvate carboxykinase [GTP], mitochondrial, with the protein MAAVYRPGLRLKWRGLSPWGWPSRRSIQTLRVLSGDLVQLPARVRDFVENSARLCQPENIHICDGTEAENTAILTLLEQQGLIRKLPKYNNCWLARTDPKDVARVESKTVIVTPSQRDTVPLPAGGARGQLGNWMSPAEFQQAVDERFPGCMQGRTMYVLPFSMGPVGSPLSRTGVQLTDSAYVVASMRIMTRLGTPVLQALGDDDFVKCLHSVGQPLTGQGEPVSQWPCNPEKTLIGHVPDQWEIVSFGSGYGGNSLLGKKCFALRIASRLARDEGWLAEHMLILGITNPAGKKRYVAAAFPSACGKTNLAMMRPALPGWRVECVGDDIAWMRFDSDGRLRAINPENGFFGVAPGTSATTNPNAMATIQSNTLFTNVAETSDGGVYWEGIDQPLPPGVTVTSWLGKPWKPGDKEPCAHPNSRFCAPARQCPIIDPAWEAPEGVPIDAIIFGGRRPKGVPLVYEAFNWRHGVFVGSAMRSEATAAAEHKGKVIMHDPFAMRPFFGYNFGRYLEHWLSMEGLKGARLPRIFHVNWFRRDEAGHFLWPGFGENVRVLDWICRRLEGEDSARETPIGLVPKEGALDLSGLGAIDTTQLFSLPKDFWEQEVRDIRSYLTEQVNEDLPKEVLAELEALEGRVRRM; encoded by the exons ATGGCCGCTGTGTACCGCCCCGGCCTGCG GCTTAAATGGCGTGGGCTGAGCCCCTGGGGCTGGCCCTCACGGCGCAGTATCCAGACCCTGCGAGTACTGAGTGGAGACCTGGTCCAGCTGCCTGCTAGGGTTCGAGACTTCGTGGAAAACAGTGCCCGCCTGTGCCAACCAGAGAACATCCACATCTGTGATGGGACCGAGGCGGAAAACACTGCCATACTAACCCTGCTGGAACAGCAGGGGCTCATCCGAAAGCTCCCAAAGTACAACAACTG CTGGCTGGCCCGCACAGACCCCAAGGATGTGGCACGAGTAGAGAGCAAGACGGTGATTGTAACTCCTTCTCAACGGGACACGGTGCCCCTCCCGGCTGGCGGGGCCCGTGGGCAGCTGGGCAACTGGATGTCCCCAGCTGAGTTCCAGCAAGCCGTGGATGAGAGGTTTCCAGGCTGCATGCAAG GCCGAACCATGTATGTACTGCCATTCAGCATGGGTCCCGTGGGCTCCCCACTGTCCCGCACCGGAGTGCAACTCACGGACTCCGCCTACGTGGTGGCAAGCATGCGGATTATGACCCGGCTGGGGACACCCGTGCTTCAGGCCCTGGGAGATGACGACTTTGTCAAGTGTCTGCACTCCGTGGGCCAGCCCCTGACTGGGCAAG GGGAGCCGGTGAGCCAGTGGCCATGCAACCCAGAGAAAACCCTGATTGGCCACGTGCCCGACCAGTGGGAGATCGTCTCCTTCGGCAGCGGCTATGGTGGCAACTCCCTGCTGGGCAAGAAGTGCTTTGCCCTTCGCATCGCCTCTCGGCTGGCCCGGGATGAGGGCTGGCTGGCGGAGCACATGCTG ATCCTGGGTATCACCAACCCCGCGGGGAAGAAGCGCTATGTGGCAGCTGCCTTCCCCAGCGCCTGTGGCAAGACAAACCTGGCCATGATGCGGCCGGCACTGCCAGGCTGGAGAGTGGAGTGTGTGGGGGATGACATCGCCTGGATGAGGTTTGACAGTGATG GTCGACTCCGGGCCATCAACCCTGAGAACGGCTTCTTTGGGGTGGCCCCCGGCACCTCCGCCACCACCAATCCCAATGCCATGGCCACAATCCAGAGTAACACCCTTTTCACCAACGTGGCTGAGACCAGCGATGGCGGCGTATACTGGGAGGGCATTGACCAGCCTCTTCCACCCGGCGTCACCGTGACCTCCTGGCTGGGCAAACCCTGGAAACCTG GTGACAAGGAGCCCTGTGCACATCCCAATTCTCGCTTTTGTGCCCCGGCTCGCCAGTGCCCCATCATAGACCCAGCCTGGGAGGCCCCTGAGGGTGTCCCCATTGACGCCATCATCTTTGGAGGCCGCAGACCCAAAG GAGTCCCCCTGGTATATGAGGCCTTCAACTGGCGCCATGGGGTGTTTGTGGGCAGCGCCATGCGCTCGGAGGCCACTGCCGCGGCTGAACACAAAG ggaAGGTCATCATGCACGACCCATTTGCCATGCGGCCCTTTTTTGGCTACAACTTTGGGCGCTACCTTGAACACTGGCTGAGCATGGAGGGGCTCAAGGGGGCCCGGCTGCCCCGCATCTTCCATGTCAACTGGTTCCGGCGCGACGAGGCAGGCCACTTCCTGTGGCCAGGCTTTGGAGAGAATGTTCGGGTGCTAGACTGGATCTGCCGGCGCCTAGAGGGGGAGGACAGTGCCCGAGAAACGCCCATTGGGCTGGTGCCAAAGGAAGGTGCCTTGGATCTCAGCGGCCTGGGAGCCATAGACACCACCCAGCTGTTCTCGCTCCCCAAGGACTTCTGGGAACAGGAGGTTCGTGACATTCGGAGCTACCTGACAGAGCAGGTCAACGAGGATCTGCCCAAGGAGGTGTTGGCTGAGCTGGAGGCCCTGGAGGGACGCGTGCGCAGAATGTGA
- the CARMIL3 gene encoding capping protein, Arp2/3 and myosin-I linker protein 3 isoform X5 — MVAALAYNQWFTKLYCKDLRLGSEVLEQVLHTLSKSGSLEELVLDNAGLKTDFVQKLAGVFGENGSCVLHALTLSHNPIEDKGFLSLSQQLLCFPTGLTKLCLAKTAISPRGLQALGQTFGANPAFASSLQYLDLSKNPGLLATDEANALYSFLAQPNALVHLDLAGTDCAIDLLLGALLHGCCSHLTYLNLARNSCSHRKGREAPPAFKQFFSSTYTLSHINLSATRLPLEALRALLQGLSLNSHLSDLHLDLSSCELRSAGAQALQEQLWAVTCVGSLDLSDNGFDSDLLTLVPALGKNKSLKHLFLGKNFNVKAKTLEEILHKLVQLIQEEDCSLQSLSVADSRLKLRTSILINALGSNTCLAKVDLSGNGMEDIGAKMLSKALQINSSLRTILWDRNNTSALGFLDIARALESNRTLRFMSFPVSDISQAYRSAPERTEDVWQKIQWYLVRNNHSQTCPQEQAFRLQQGLVTSSAEQMLQRLCGRVQEEVQALRLCPLEPVQDELLYARDLIKDAKNSRALFPSLYELGHMLANDGPVRQRLESVASEVSKAVDKELQVILESMVSLTQELCPVAMRVAEGHNKMLSNVAERVTVPRNFIRGALLEQAGQDIQNKLDEVKLSVVTYLTNSIVDEILQELYHSHKSLARHLAQLKTLSDPPGGPCQGQDLSSRGRGRNHDRDETTDDELGTNIDTMAIKKQKRCRKIRPVSAFISGSPQDVESQLGSLGIPPGWFSGLGSSQPTASGSWEGLSELPTHGYKLRHQTQGRPRPPRTTPPGPGRPSQAPVPGTRQENGTATRLDEGLEDFFSRRVMDESSSYPRTLRTLRPGPSEPPLPPLQKKRRRGLFHFRRPRSFKGDRGPGSPTIGLLLPPPPPPPPTQESPPSPDPPSLGNNSSPCWSPEEESRLLPAFGGGRGPSFREKMGTDGAEPGEGGRAPGTAQQPRVHSVALPGLGRAKGWSFDGKREGPGPDLEGSVQPWQKRRSSDDAGPGAWKPPPPPQSTKPSFSAMRRAEATWHIAEESAPNHSCQSPSPASQDGEEEKEGALFPERTVPARNAKDPPLALRPPKPVAVHRGRRLPQEPGGTEEAETGDAAPGMNKPRLRLGSQQDQEEPEVQGPPDPGRRTAPLKPKRTRRAQSCDKLEPDRRQPPDPTAGASEPGTG; from the exons GGCTCCAGGCGCTGGGCCAGACCTTCGGGGCCAACCCGGCCTTTGCCAGCTCCCTTCAATACCTGGACCTGAGCAAGAACCCTGGGCTGCTCGCCACAGATGAGGCCAAC GCCCTCTACAGTTTCCTGGCCCAGCCCAATGCCCTGGTGCACCTGGACCTGGCGGGGACTGACTGCGCCATCGACTTG CTTCTGGGCGCCCTGCTCCACGGCTGCTGCTCCCACCTCACCTACCTCAACCTGGCGCGCAACAGCTGCTCCCACAG GAAGGGTCGGGAGGCCCCGCCTGCCTTCAAGCAGTTCTTCAGCAGCACCTACACCCTGAGCCACATCAACCTGTCGGCCACGAGGCTGCCCCTGGAGGCCCTCAG GGCGCTGCTCCAGGGCCTCTCCCTCAACAGTCACCTCAGTGATCTGCACCTGGACCTCAGCAGCTGTGAG CTCCGCTCAGCTGGAGCCCAGGCTTTGCAGGAGCAGCTGTGGGCTGTCACCTGTGTGGGCAGCCTGGACCTGTCAGACAATG GGTTCGACTCAGACCTCCTGACACTGGTGCCCGCACTCGGCAAGAACAAGTCCCTCAAGCACCTGTTCCTGGGCAAGAACTTCAACGTCAAGGCCAA GACCCTGGAGGAGATCCTCCACAAGCTGGTGCAGCTAATCCAGGAAGAGGACTGT TCCTTGCAGTCACTGTCAGTGGCAGACTCCCGGCTGAAGCTTCGCACCAGCATCCTCATCAACGCCCTGGGCAGCAACACCTGCCTGGCGAAGGTGGATCTGAGCGGCAATGGCATGGAGGACATCGGGGCCAAGATGCTGTCTAAGGCCCTGCAGATAAACTCCTCCCTCAG AACTATCCTATGGGATCGGAACAATACATCTGCCCTAGGCTTTCTGGACATTGCAAGGGCCCTGGAGAG CAACCGTACGCTGCGCTTCATGTCCTTTCCCGTGAGCGACATCTCTCAAGCCTACCGCAGCGCCCCTGAGCGTACCGAGGACGTCTGGCAGAAG ATCCAGTGGTACTTGGTGAGGAACAACCATTCTCAGACGTGCCCGCAGGAACAGGCTTTCAGGCTGCAGCAGGGCCTGGTGACCAGCAGCGCCGAGCAA ATGCTGCAGCGGCTGTGTGGACGGGTGCAAGAGGAGGTTCAGGCGCTGAGGCTGTGCCCCCTGGAGCCCGTGCAGGATGAGCTGCTCTATGCTCGGGACCTCATCAAGGATGCCAAGAACTCCCGGGCG CTGTTTCCCAGCCTCTATGAGCTGGGCCACATGCTGGCCAACGACGGACCCgtgaggcagaggctggagtcaGTAGCCAGCGAGGTGTCCAAGGCTGTGGACAAGGAGCTGCAG GTGATCCTGGAGTCCATGGTCAGCCTAACGCAAGAGTTATGCCCCGTGGCCATGCGGGTGGCTGAAGGGCACAACAAGATGCTGAGCAATGTGGCTGAGCGCGTCACTGTGCCCCGGAACTTCATCCGAGGGGCGCTGCTGGAGCAGGCGGGGCAGGACATTCAGAACAAGCTGGA TGAAGTGAAGCTCTCAGTTGTCACCTACTTGACCAACTCCATAGTAGACGAGATCCTGCAGGAGCTGTACCACTCCCACAAGAGCCTG GCCCGACACCTGGCCCAGCTAAAGACACTGTCAGATCCGCCAGGGGGGCCGTGCCAAGGACAGGATCTGTCCTCCCGGGGCCGAGGCCGGAACCATGACCGTGACGAGACCACAGATGATGAACTTGGGACCAACATC GACACCATGGCCATCAAAAAGCAGAAACGCTGCCGCAAGATCCGGCCAGTGTCTGCCTTCATCA GTGGGAGCCCTCAGGACGTGGAAAGCCAGCTGGGGAGCCTGGGGATCCCCCCTGGCTGGTTCTCAGGACTCGGGAGCAGCCAGCCCACAGCTAGTGGCTCTTGGGAAGGTCTATCTGAACTGCCCACTCATGGCTACAAACTAAGGCATCAAACACAAGGGAGGCCCCGGCCCCCCAGGACCACCCCTCCAGGACCTGGTCGGCCCAGC CAGGCGCCAGTACCTGGGACCCGTCAGGAGAACGGGACGGCCACCCGCCTGGATGAGGGGCTGGAGGACTTCTTCAGCCGAAGGGTTATGGATGAAAGCTCCAG CTACCCCCGGACTCTGAGGACCCTGCGGCCAGGCCCCTCGGAGCCGCCACTCCCTCCACTCCAGAAGAAGAGGCGCCGAGGCTTGTTTCACTTTCGCCGGCCCCGGAGCTTCAAGGGGGACAGGGGGCCAGGGTCCCCCACCATCGGGCTCCTCCtccctccgcccccgcccccgcccccgacTCAGGAGAGCCCCCCCAGCCCAGATCCCCCCAGCCTCGGCAATAATTCCTCCCCCTGCTGGAGCCCAGAAGAGGAGAGCAGGCTCCTCCCTGCATTTGGCGGGGGCCGGGGGCCTTCCTTCCGCGAGAAGATG GGCACCGACGGGgcagagcctggggaggggggccgGGCCCCTGGGACAGCACAGCAGCCAAGGGTCCACAGTGTCGCCCTTCCTGGGTTGGGAAGAGCCAAGGGTTGGAGCTTCGATGGGAAACGAGAG GGCCCAGGCCCAGACCTGGAGGGCAGCGTCCAGCCTTGGCAGAAACGGCGCTCCTCGGACGATGCAG ggcctggagcctggaagcccccaccaccaccccaaagcACCAAGCCGAGCTTCAGTGCCATGCGCCGAGCAGAGGCCACGTGGCACATAG CTGAGGAGAGCGCCCCCAACCACAGCTGCCAGAGCCCCAGCCCAGCATCCCAAgatggggaggaggagaaggagggggcccTGTTCCCAGAGAGGACAGTTCCTGCCAGGAACGCCAAG GACCCTCCTTTAGCTCTGCGGCCCCCCAAGCCGGTGGCTGTGCACAGGGGCCGCCGGCTCCCCCAGGAGCCAGGGGGCACGGAGGAGGCTGAGACTGGGGATGCGGCCCCAGGAATGAACAAACCCCGACTGAGGCTGGGCTCCCAGCAGGACCAAGAGGAGCCTGAGGTCCAAG GGCCCCCAGATCCGGGCCGCCGGACTGCCCCCCTGAAGCCCAAGAGGACACGGCGGGCACAGTCCTGTGACAAGCTGGAGCCTGATAGAAGACAGCCCCCTGACCCCACAG CAGGAGCCAGCGAGCCAGGAACAGGGTGA
- the NRL gene encoding neural retina-specific leucine zipper protein: MALPPSPLAMEYVNDFDLMKFEVKREPLEGRSGPPTASLGSTPYSSVPPSPTFSEPGTVGATEGTRPGLEELYWLATLQQQLGAGEVLGLSPEEAVELLQGQGPVPVEGPHTYYPGSPEETGAQHAQLAERFSDAALVSMSVRELNRQLRGCGRDEALRLKQRRRTLKNRGYAQACRSKRLQQRRGLEAERARLAAQLDALRAEVARLARERDLYKARCDRLAPSGPGPEATPPSSSEPLAAEWWSRWAGGAHHPGGGCTIH; encoded by the exons ATGGCACTGCCTCCCAGTCCCCTGGCCATGGAATATGTCAATGACTTTGACTTAATGAAGTTTGAGGTAAAGCGGGAACCCTTGGAGGGGAGATCTGGCCCCCCGACAGCCTCACTGGGCTCCACACCTTACAGCTCAGTGCCTCCATCACCCACCTTCAGTGAGCCGGGCACGGTGGGGGCCACCGAGGGCACCCGGCCAGGCCTGGAGGAGCTGTACTGGCTGGCCACCCTGCAACAGcagttgggggctggggaggtgctGGGTCTGAGTCCTGAGGAGGCCGTGGAGCTGCTGCAGGGTCAGGGCCCAGTCCCTGTTGAAGGGCCCCACACCTACTACccagggagcccagaggagacCGGAGCCCAGCATGCCCAG CTGGCCGAGCGGTTTTCGGACGCGGCGCTGGTGTCGATGTCTGTGCGGGAGCTAAACCGGCAGCTGCGGGGCTGCGGGCGCGACGAGGCGCTGCGGCTGAAGCAGAGGCGCCGCACGCTGAAGAACCGCGGGTACGCGCAGGCCTGTCGCTCCAAGCGGCTACAACAACGGCGCGGGCTGGAGGCCGAGCGCGCCCGCCTGGCCGCCCAGCTGGACGCGCTGCGGGCCGAGGTGGCCCGCCTGGCCAGGGAGCGCGACCTCTACAAGGCTCGCTGTGACCGGCTGGCCCCGAGCGGCCCAGGGCCGGAGGCCACGCCCCCTTCTTCCTCTGAGCCACTGGCCGCGGAGTGGTGGAGTCGGTGGGCGGGCGGCGCGCACCACCCGGGAGGCGGCTGTACCATTCACTAG